The following are from one region of the Cyanobium gracile PCC 6307 genome:
- a CDS encoding phycobiliprotein lyase, whose protein sequence is MSGSIADAISFFRLSCGRWRSQRSSHHLLHRRAEAGGSFIEVVELETADPRLEAIAVLHGQDPAGLVGGCRVRWSGSMAWDKAGEAHEGESVFGLIPTDERGRRGLLLRDRGYAETAPVAGHFAMDDRDGLLLTTSYETMNSLERFSFAGPDVRLRTSTVEGLSNTASFCVETRIGDGAASAAVAGADATETPASPETACLSALGW, encoded by the coding sequence GTGAGCGGATCCATCGCCGACGCCATCAGCTTCTTCCGGCTCAGCTGCGGCCGTTGGCGCTCCCAGCGCAGCAGCCACCACCTGCTGCACCGCCGCGCCGAGGCGGGTGGTTCCTTCATTGAAGTGGTGGAGCTGGAGACGGCCGATCCGCGCCTGGAGGCGATCGCCGTGCTGCACGGCCAGGATCCGGCCGGCCTGGTGGGCGGCTGCCGGGTGCGCTGGAGCGGCTCGATGGCCTGGGACAAGGCCGGCGAGGCCCACGAGGGCGAGAGCGTCTTCGGCCTGATCCCCACCGACGAGCGCGGCCGCCGCGGCCTGCTGCTGCGCGACCGCGGCTACGCCGAAACGGCCCCGGTGGCGGGCCACTTCGCCATGGACGACCGGGACGGCCTGCTGCTCACCACCAGCTACGAGACGATGAACAGCCTGGAGCGCTTCAGCTTCGCCGGGCCGGACGTGCGCCTGCGCACCAGCACCGTCGAGGGACTCTCCAACACCGCCTCCTTCTGCGTCGAGACCCGCATCGGCGACGGGGCGGCCAGCGCGGCCGTCGCCGGCGCCGACGCAACGGAGACTCCGGCGAGCCCCGAAACCGCCTGCCTGTCGGCCCTGGGCTGGTGA
- a CDS encoding DMT family transporter, with amino-acid sequence MGRDQAMIATLPPSRGPLFAAPVAAALAAAFCWAFSSLLWRRLPTSLSAARLNLLKNLLAVALLLPLALLLPWQMAPRSLLLLALSGVLGIALGDTLFFAALRRLGTRRTLTIDAGGPAVTSLAGVALLGEVPRPAQWLGIGLITLAVLLVVHQRAPRPDGPEGALPAGGDGAAADGLGVALALGALACGSGGALLARAGLLAGGPEPLQAATLRLAAAALVMLPLLVGLPRAAQGPRPAGRRWPLALAATLLGTSAGIALQQTALAGLPGGLAVALLSTAPVMALPLAALEGDRPGWRGALAAAAALAGVSLVAGLVGLPEA; translated from the coding sequence ATGGGGCGCGATCAGGCGATGATCGCAACTCTCCCACCTTCCCGCGGCCCCTTGTTCGCCGCCCCCGTCGCCGCCGCCCTGGCGGCCGCCTTCTGCTGGGCCTTCTCCAGCCTGCTCTGGCGCCGGCTGCCCACCTCCCTCTCGGCCGCCCGGCTGAACCTGCTCAAGAACCTGCTGGCGGTGGCCCTGCTGTTGCCGCTGGCCCTCCTGCTGCCGTGGCAGATGGCGCCGCGCTCGCTGCTGCTGCTGGCCCTCAGCGGCGTGCTGGGGATCGCCCTGGGGGACACGCTCTTCTTTGCTGCCCTGCGGCGGCTGGGCACCCGGCGCACCCTCACCATCGACGCCGGTGGTCCGGCGGTCACGAGCCTGGCGGGGGTGGCGTTGCTGGGGGAGGTGCCCCGGCCGGCCCAGTGGCTGGGGATCGGGCTGATCACCCTGGCGGTGCTGCTGGTGGTGCACCAGCGCGCCCCCCGGCCGGACGGGCCCGAGGGTGCCCTGCCCGCGGGCGGTGATGGGGCGGCCGCTGACGGGCTCGGGGTGGCCCTGGCCCTCGGGGCCCTGGCCTGCGGCAGCGGCGGGGCGCTGCTGGCGCGGGCGGGGCTGCTGGCCGGGGGGCCTGAGCCGCTGCAGGCCGCCACCCTGCGGCTGGCGGCAGCCGCCCTGGTGATGCTGCCGCTGCTGGTGGGGCTGCCGCGGGCCGCGCAGGGGCCCCGGCCAGCCGGGCGCCGCTGGCCCCTGGCGCTGGCCGCCACCCTGCTGGGCACCAGCGCCGGCATCGCCCTGCAGCAGACGGCCCTGGCGGGCCTGCCGGGGGGCCTGGCCGTGGCCCTGCTGTCGACGGCGCCGGTGATGGCCCTGCCCCTGGCGGCCCTGGAGGGGGACCGGCCCGGCTGGCGGGGGGCACTGGCCGCCGCCGCCGCCCTGGCCGGGGTCAGCCTGGTGGCGGGGCTGGTGGGGCTGCCGGAGGCCTGA
- a CDS encoding DUF4912 domain-containing protein → MTLRQLRQIASDLGVSLYSRKSKEELVEAISTRQVEEGEGRSLERIEAEMAPAPRPAAETRVVFLPRDPQWAYVFWDISEDDRSDALHAGASQLCLRVADVTGLAGGSAHPHTLQEVVVDSHATEWYLPVPLSDRDYRVELGYRKGGGGGWISLAFSSVARVPSLHPSEQILDQFVPFSLDAFPSASASLPAPAEAVDSGLHERLYQSATSQWRRLGRGSEAFHEIDAAAGLESGGAFSASGAGPWASGRSASGIGGVGSRQRSFWLVADAELIVYGATDPAARLSIGGEEVPLSADGTFRVQVPFRDGQQLYPIEALAADGEQKRSITMEFRRSTPEDNSNPASQAVAEWF, encoded by the coding sequence ATGACGCTGCGCCAGCTGCGGCAGATCGCCAGCGACCTCGGCGTGTCGCTCTACAGCCGCAAGTCGAAGGAGGAGCTGGTGGAGGCCATCAGCACCCGCCAGGTGGAGGAGGGCGAGGGCCGCAGCCTCGAGCGCATCGAGGCCGAGATGGCCCCGGCGCCGCGGCCGGCCGCCGAAACCCGCGTCGTCTTCCTGCCCCGCGATCCCCAGTGGGCCTACGTCTTCTGGGACATCTCCGAGGACGACCGCAGCGACGCCCTCCATGCCGGCGCCTCCCAGCTCTGCCTGCGCGTCGCCGACGTCACCGGCCTGGCCGGCGGCTCCGCCCATCCCCACACCCTCCAGGAGGTGGTGGTCGACAGCCATGCCACCGAGTGGTACCTGCCCGTCCCCCTCTCCGATCGCGACTACCGCGTCGAGCTCGGCTACCGCAAGGGCGGTGGCGGCGGCTGGATCTCCCTGGCCTTCTCCTCGGTCGCCCGGGTGCCCTCCCTGCATCCCTCCGAGCAGATCCTCGATCAGTTCGTCCCCTTCTCCCTCGACGCCTTCCCCTCCGCCAGCGCCAGCCTGCCCGCCCCCGCCGAGGCGGTGGATTCCGGCCTGCACGAGCGGCTCTACCAGAGCGCCACCAGCCAGTGGCGCCGCCTGGGGCGCGGATCCGAGGCCTTCCATGAGATTGATGCCGCCGCCGGCCTCGAGAGCGGCGGTGCGTTCTCCGCCTCCGGCGCCGGCCCCTGGGCCTCCGGCCGCAGCGCCTCCGGTATCGGTGGGGTGGGCTCGCGTCAGCGCTCCTTCTGGCTGGTGGCCGATGCCGAGCTGATCGTCTACGGCGCCACCGATCCGGCGGCCCGCCTCAGCATCGGCGGTGAGGAGGTGCCCCTCTCGGCCGACGGCACCTTCCGGGTGCAGGTGCCCTTCCGCGACGGCCAGCAGCTCTACCCGATCGAGGCCCTGGCGGCCGACGGCGAGCAGAAGCGCAGCATCACCATGGAGTTCCGGCGCTCCACGCCGGAAGACAACAGCAACCCCGCCAGCCAGGCTGTCGCCGAGTGGTTCTGA
- a CDS encoding FAD-dependent monooxygenase, giving the protein MGAGPAGASLALLLARRGLAVDLIDATGRGGRPFRGEGLMPSGLAALAAMGLEPLPAAVRRRPLTAWSFFLDGQALFEAAEPMGSSVPCTLIDQDSLIAKLLEQAGRQPGFRFHPGQAASDLLLRDGRVAGVRLTDGTALEAELVVACDGRDSLLRRRGGLELESAPSPLDVLWFRLESPGAAGVLDWLAGRFVTVVGASGSYALFPSARGGVQLGWAVAPAPGPAGPAGPAAWAELWANDAPEALARLLRELPAAAVQGPVRLPVRVGLCPRWQRPGLLLLGDAAHPMSPLRAQGINMALRDALVAARHLGPALLDGDPGAIDAAAAAVVAERRPEIRRIQALQEQEARRADLLRRRHRLRGLLARTARWSGPLLARRWLASQRPLRDGTAAIARDPGAAAMIG; this is encoded by the coding sequence GTGGGGGCCGGCCCCGCCGGTGCCAGCCTGGCCCTGCTCCTGGCCCGCCGCGGCCTCGCGGTCGACCTGATCGATGCCACCGGCCGTGGCGGCCGGCCGTTCCGCGGCGAGGGCCTGATGCCCAGCGGCCTGGCGGCCCTGGCCGCCATGGGCCTTGAGCCGCTGCCGGCGGCGGTACGGCGGCGGCCCCTGACGGCCTGGAGCTTCTTCCTCGATGGTCAGGCCCTGTTCGAGGCGGCCGAGCCCATGGGCAGCAGCGTCCCCTGCACCCTGATCGACCAGGACTCCCTGATCGCCAAACTGCTCGAGCAGGCGGGCCGGCAGCCGGGCTTCCGCTTCCACCCGGGCCAGGCCGCCAGCGATCTGCTGCTGCGGGACGGCCGGGTCGCCGGTGTGCGCCTGACGGACGGCACCGCCCTGGAGGCGGAGCTGGTGGTGGCCTGCGACGGCCGCGATTCGCTGCTGCGCCGCAGGGGCGGCCTGGAGCTGGAGAGCGCCCCCAGCCCCCTCGACGTGCTCTGGTTCCGGCTGGAGTCGCCGGGGGCCGCTGGGGTGCTCGATTGGCTGGCCGGCCGCTTCGTGACGGTGGTGGGTGCCTCGGGCAGCTATGCCCTGTTCCCCTCGGCCCGCGGTGGTGTCCAGCTGGGCTGGGCGGTCGCGCCGGCGCCCGGCCCGGCCGGCCCGGCCGGACCCGCAGCCTGGGCGGAACTCTGGGCTAACGACGCCCCCGAGGCCCTGGCCCGGCTGCTGCGGGAGCTACCGGCGGCGGCCGTCCAGGGGCCGGTGCGGCTGCCGGTGCGGGTGGGGCTCTGCCCCCGCTGGCAGCGGCCCGGCCTGTTGCTGCTCGGGGATGCCGCCCACCCGATGAGCCCGCTGCGGGCCCAGGGGATCAACATGGCCCTGCGCGATGCCCTGGTGGCCGCCCGGCACCTGGGGCCCGCCCTGCTGGACGGGGACCCCGGGGCCATCGACGCGGCTGCGGCGGCGGTCGTCGCCGAACGGCGACCGGAGATCCGGCGGATCCAGGCGCTGCAGGAGCAGGAGGCCCGTCGGGCGGATCTGCTGCGCCGCCGGCATCGCCTGCGGGGCCTGCTGGCCCGCACCGCCCGCTGGAGCGGCCCGCTGCTCGCCCGCCGCTGGCTGGCATCCCAGCGGCCGCTGCGCGACGGCACCGCGGCCATCGCCAGGGATCCCGGGGCGGCGGCCATGATTGGGTGA
- a CDS encoding phospholipase D-like domain-containing protein: MAGLLGGCGPAPAALSGGTPRALPLPPAIRVAFNHRGDSRYRSPVSGQWRQGDDLEALLLESIREARLEILVAVQELSLPALAEALAERHRRGVRVRVVLENLYSAPWSQQHPVDLPPHQRQRQQQLAALGQGDAVAVLQRAGVPLLDDTADGSRGSGLMHHKFLVVDGRVVVTGSANFSPSCIHGDAGAPATRGNVNHLLRFDSPALAGVFAAEFARLWGDGPGGRPDSRFGIAKEGGPAQVVDVAGTPVEVLFAPHRRRDPNHGLAWLETRLAGAGRRLDLALFVFSGQNLADRLQELHGRGVTMRLLADPGFANRAFSETLDLLGVTLPDQDCRIEADNRAWSTPLEGVGTPRLAAGDKLHHKFAVIDRRDVITGSFNWSPSAAFQNDETLLLIRSPLLARHFEAEIDRLWRGAELGIGRRLARRLEQGRRSCGSGRQRPSVAGGAVMAAPSTIR; this comes from the coding sequence ATGGCCGGCCTCCTCGGCGGCTGTGGCCCCGCACCGGCGGCCCTGAGCGGCGGCACCCCCCGGGCCCTGCCCCTGCCCCCGGCCATCCGTGTGGCCTTCAACCACCGCGGCGATAGCCGCTACCGCAGCCCGGTCAGCGGCCAGTGGCGCCAGGGGGATGACCTGGAGGCCCTGCTGCTCGAAAGCATCCGCGAGGCCCGCCTGGAGATCCTGGTGGCGGTGCAGGAGCTCTCCCTGCCGGCGTTGGCCGAAGCCCTGGCGGAACGCCACCGCCGCGGGGTGCGGGTGCGGGTGGTGCTGGAGAACCTCTACAGCGCCCCCTGGAGCCAGCAGCATCCCGTCGATCTGCCGCCCCACCAGCGCCAGCGCCAGCAACAGCTGGCCGCCCTCGGCCAGGGGGACGCCGTGGCCGTGCTCCAGCGGGCCGGGGTGCCCCTGCTCGATGACACCGCCGACGGCAGCCGCGGCAGCGGCCTGATGCACCACAAGTTCCTGGTGGTCGACGGTCGGGTGGTGGTGACCGGCTCGGCCAACTTCAGCCCCTCCTGCATCCACGGCGATGCCGGCGCACCGGCCACCCGCGGCAACGTCAACCACCTGCTGCGCTTCGACAGCCCCGCCCTGGCCGGGGTGTTCGCCGCCGAATTCGCCCGGCTCTGGGGCGATGGCCCCGGCGGCCGGCCCGACAGCCGCTTCGGCATCGCCAAGGAGGGCGGACCGGCCCAGGTGGTCGATGTGGCCGGCACGCCGGTGGAGGTGCTGTTCGCCCCCCACCGCCGCCGCGACCCCAACCACGGCCTGGCCTGGCTCGAAACCCGGCTGGCCGGTGCCGGCCGGCGCCTCGATCTGGCCCTGTTCGTGTTTTCGGGCCAGAACCTGGCCGACCGCCTCCAGGAGCTGCATGGCCGCGGCGTGACGATGCGGCTGCTGGCGGATCCGGGCTTCGCCAACCGGGCCTTCAGCGAAACCCTCGACCTGCTCGGGGTGACCCTGCCCGACCAGGACTGCCGCATCGAAGCGGACAACCGGGCCTGGAGCACGCCCCTGGAAGGGGTGGGCACGCCCCGGCTGGCGGCCGGCGACAAGCTGCACCACAAGTTCGCCGTCATCGACCGCCGGGATGTGATCACCGGCAGCTTCAACTGGAGCCCTTCGGCTGCCTTCCAGAACGACGAGACCCTGCTGCTGATCCGCTCCCCCCTGCTGGCCCGCCACTTCGAGGCGGAGATCGACCGCCTTTGGCGCGGGGCCGAACTGGGCATCGGCCGCCGGCTCGCGCGCCGTCTGGAGCAGGGGCGGCGCAGCTGCGGCAGCGGCCGGCAGCGCCCCTCTGTCGCCGGCGGGGCGGTGATGGCAGCGCCGTCTACGATCCGGTAA
- a CDS encoding phycobilisome rod-core linker polypeptide: MALPLLKYPPTSQNSRVAPFRVGSDEDPKAVSMDKAMDREDQNFVIEAAYRQIFFHAFKVDRDRTLESQLRDGQINVREFIRALCLSDTFNRSFYNLNSNYRVARHLVEKLLGRPVHGKAEEIAWSAVIMTKGVRGAVDAILDSQEYLDAFGYDTVPYHRNRVVGSREVGETPFNITSPRYESYYRGILGFPQIVYTGKSRSFPERAQQRRGGFPQDYLPWVRTLPALRGVGSAAAGNTGMDYLSKVPYRSIGR; encoded by the coding sequence GTGGCTCTTCCACTCCTCAAGTACCCCCCCACCTCCCAGAACTCGCGCGTCGCGCCGTTCCGGGTGGGTTCCGACGAGGACCCCAAGGCCGTGTCCATGGACAAGGCCATGGACCGGGAAGATCAGAATTTCGTGATCGAAGCGGCCTACCGCCAGATCTTCTTCCATGCCTTCAAGGTCGACCGCGACCGCACCCTTGAGTCCCAGCTGCGGGACGGCCAGATCAACGTGCGGGAGTTCATCCGCGCGCTCTGCCTGTCGGACACCTTCAACCGCAGCTTCTACAACCTGAACAGCAACTACCGGGTGGCCCGCCACCTGGTCGAGAAGCTGCTGGGCCGCCCGGTCCACGGCAAGGCCGAGGAGATCGCCTGGTCCGCCGTGATCATGACCAAAGGGGTCAGGGGCGCGGTGGACGCCATCCTCGACTCCCAGGAGTACCTGGACGCCTTCGGTTACGACACCGTCCCCTACCACCGCAACCGGGTGGTGGGTTCCCGCGAAGTGGGCGAAACCCCCTTCAACATCACCTCCCCCCGCTACGAGTCCTACTACCGGGGCATCCTGGGCTTCCCCCAGATCGTCTACACCGGCAAGTCCCGCAGCTTCCCCGAGCGTGCCCAGCAGCGCCGCGGCGGCTTCCCGCAGGACTACCTGCCCTGGGTCCGCACCCTGCCCGCCCTGCGTGGTGTCGGCAGCGCCGCCGCCGGCAACACCGGTATGGACTACCTCTCCAAGGTGCCCTACCGCAGCATCGGCCGCTGA